The window CCTTGGCGCAGGCGCGGATGCCGTCGGCCATAGCCTTCGGCGTGCCGGGGCCGACGATCACCCGGTGCGCCATCTCGCCGCCGGTCAGCTCCTTGACCCCTTCGGCAAGGCCGTGGCGGGAGACGTCGATGACCGCATCGGCGCCCAGATGCAGAGCCCTTTCCAGCCGCCAGGGGACGAGGTCGGCGACGATCACCCGGGCGGCGCCGAAGGCGCGGGCCACCAGCAGGTTGAGCATCCCCATCGTTCCCATGCCGGTGATCAACACCGTCTCGCCGGGCTGCAGGCCGGCCCGACGGATCCCCTTGACGCTGCAGGCCGCCGGCTCCACCAGGGTGCCGTCCTCGCACGAGACCCCTTCGGGCAGGCGCAGGGTGTCGGCGAGATTCTCCTGCGGAACCCGCACGTACCGGGCCATCCCGCCGGGATCGAGGCGGCTTTTCTTCCAGGTCGGGCAGAGCACGTGCAGTCCCCGCCGGCAGAGGTCGCAGACGAAGCAGGGGGCGTGGTGATGGACGAAGACCCGGTCGCCGGGGGAGAAGCCGGTCACCTCGGCGCCCACTGCCGCCACCGTTCCGGACGGTTCATGGCCGAGTACCAGGGGAGCCTTGGCGCGGATGTACCAGTCCATGACGTCGCCCGAGCAGACGCCGCAGGCGGCGACCCGCACCAGGATCTCCCGGGGGCCGATGGCGGGAACGGGATGCTCTTCGATGCGGATGTCATCGAAATCGTAAACCATGGCGACCGCCATGGTCTTCGGCAGGCTAGCCATCGACGGCCTCCGGAATCAGGGCGTACTTGGCTCCCTCCCCCCGCTGCAGCAGAGAGAAAGCCTCCTCCAGTTGCGCCATGGGCAGGCGGGCGGAAATCAGCGGGGCGACCCGAATGGCACCCCCGGCCAGCAGATCGCGGGCCTCGGCCACCGCGGCCGGGGTGAAGTGAAATACCCCCTGCAGGGTGATCTCATCGTAGTGCAGGCGGCCGGTGTCGAAGGTGACGGCGGTGCCGGCGGCGCAGCCGCCGAAGAGCAGGATGCGCCCCCCCTTGCGCACCAGGCGCGGGGTGGCCTCCCAGACCTCGGGCAGGCCGGTGCATTCGATGACCTGGTCGGCCCCGCGGCCGCCGGTGAGGGCGGCGATTTGCGGCAAGGCGTCCTCGCGCTCCACGTTCACCACCGCATCGGCGCCGAGCCGTTGCGCCAGCTCCAGGCGCTCCTGCCGCCGGCCGGTGACGATGACCCGGCCGACCCCGCGCTGCCGGGCCAGCAGCAGGTGCAGCAGACCGATGGGTCCGGCGCCGATGATGAGCAGGGTCTCGCCCGGGCGCATCGGCTGCACGTGGCTGCCGTAGACGACGCAGGAGAGCGGTTCGAGAAACGCCGCCTCCTCGAAGGAGAGATGGTCCGGCTTCGCATAGACGTTGCGGGCAACGATGTGGGCGGGGAGGAGGATCCGGTCGGCGTAGGCGCCGAGCACCTTGGTCTCCATGATGGTTTCGCAGAGATTCTCCTGGCCGGCCTGACAATAGAAGCAGCTGCCGCAGGGGGCCGAGTGAACGGCCATCACCGCATCGCCCGGCCGGAAACTGCTCACCCCGGCGCCGACGGCGGCGACGACGCCGGCAAATTCATGACCGAACGGGGAGGGGAAGGGAATCTTCGGGTGGCCGCGGCGATAAGCCTTGAGGTCGGTGCCGCAGGTCAGGGCGGCGCGGATAGCGACGAGCAGCTCCCCCTCTTGCGGGGCCGGATCGGGCAGGTTGCGGGTTTCGATACGGCCGGGGGCCGTGAGCATGTGGCAGATCACCAGGGTGCCTCGCGTGTGTGAAATGGGAGGCCATTGTAGCGGGAAGAGGGCCCGCTGGCAAGGGGCGATGCCCGCTGTGGCCCGTGAAAAAACTTGCCATTACCGATAGATGTTCTATAATATAACCAGAAAAGTAATAATTACCCCTTTTAATCCGCCGGAAGGAAGGGAGATTGCGATGAGGATCGACATCCTTTGCAAGCCGGAAAGCAGTCAACGATGTGAAAGAACGTTGGAAAATGTCCGTGAAGCGCTGAACAGCGCCGGTGTTGAAGCGGAGGTTCACGTCTTCCGCGATCGCCTGAAAATGATCGACCACCGGGTTTACGTGTCACCGGCCCTGCTGATCGACGACACTGTCCGGGTGGCTGGCCGGATTCCGGAGGTGAGGGAAATCACATCTCTGCTTGCCGAGCGGCCGAGATATCACAAGCGCATGGGCGAAGTGGCGTGACCGGAGCGCCCCAAGTGAGTCAAAAAACAGAAACGACCCCCGAAAAAAGGGGTCGTTTCTTTGTTGGCGCGGGCTGCATCCGCTCCGATAATTTCGTGCCTCGTGCCCTCGGGGCCCTTTACTCCCCCGGAACCAGCAGCCCTTCGGCCACCGCGAAAGCGACGATTTCCTCCCCCATCGCCCGGCTGAGACTGCCGGCGAAGATCTCTTGTGGTGAACGGGTTCCGTCGCTCCCCTCCAGCAATTTCAGAAAATCCTCCTGCAACGATTCACAGACGACTTCGGCACCGCGCCGCACGAAAAGCGCCATCGAGCCGACGGGGCGGAACAGGGCGGTGAAGCGCTCCAGGTCGGGTTCGCCCATCTCCAGCAGATCGAGAACCTCGTAGGCAAAGCGGACCAGCCGCACGGTCGGGGCCGTTCGCCAGCGGGTGGTCCAGGGATTGAGGCCGGCAAGCTTCTCCGGCGGCGCCGGCAGAGTCTCGACGCCGAGCAGGGTTTCGGCATAGTGGAAATGGTAGCGCAGCAGGTCGAGGGCGGCCGGGAGCAGCGACTCCCGCCGTTGCCGGCGCAGCTGGTGGCCGATGTAGTCTTCCTGCAGTTGCCGGACCTCGTCCGGGCGCCAGGCGTCGACGGCCAGAAAGCGCTGCTCCTCGATCCTTTTTTCCTTGAGCAGCCAGTCGGTGAACCCTTCGAGGAAAGGGACCGGTTCGGTGCCGGCCCCTTTGAGCAGGGCAGCGAAAAACCCGACTGCCCGGCCGAGGTTGTAGAAAAGATCGACGGCCGCCGCCAACCGCCGGCTCCGGCCCATATCGCTCTCGCTCCAACTGGCACTGTGCCGCAGCAGATAGGGCGCCGTGCTGCCGGCCTCGATGGCGAAGTCCTCGCGGTGCCGGTGCAGGGGGGTGCCGGGGAGAACGGCAAGGGGAAAGATGTCGAGATGGTTCGGCGTCAGTTGCAGCGCGAAGGTAAGGCTCCGGCAGAATCCCTGGTAGTCGTCTCCCGGCAGGCCGTAAATGAGGTCGATGCCGAAGGTCACCCCCTCGGCGGCGAGCAAGCGCAGCTGCCGGGCGAAGAGGTCGGGGTCGAGAGCGCGGTGCAGGCTGCGCAGAACCTCGGGCCGGGCCGATTGCAGGCCGATCTGCACCGAGCAGGAAAGGCGGGCGAGCAGCCTCGCCGTTTCCCGGTCGAGGTAGTCGGCCTTGGCCTCCAGGTGAAAATGGATGTGCGGGGCTTTGCAGGAAAGCAGACGCAGCAGTTCCCGGCCCCGCTCCGGCGGAAAATTGAAGGTGGAGTCGAGAACCCATACCTGGGAGACGCCGGCTCGGACGAAAAGATCGAGTTCCGCCTGCAGGCGTTCGGCGGAGAGTGCTCTGACCCCGTGGCCGCCGCGGGCGTCGTAACAGAAATCGCAGGCAAAAGGGCAGCCCCGACTGGTCTCCCAGAGAACGCCGCTGCCGGCGGTCGGCGTCAGAACACCGGTCAGCCAGGGGGAGGAGAGCTCGTCAAGACGAGCGACCGCCGCGCGCTCGGGGCCCGCAACGACCCCCGCGGCCGTCCGCAGGGTGAGGCCGGCCAGACCTGCCGGCTCAATTCCCTGGTCGCGGGCGGCGAGCAGGTCGCGAAAGGTGATCTCTCCCTCGCCGCGAATCACGGCGTCGAGTTCCCCTTCGGCCAGTACCCCCTCCGGATCGGTAGTCGCTTCGGGACCGCCGGCGAGCAGGAAGAGTTCGGGCCGACGCTGGCGCAGGCGGCGGGCGAGAGCGAGGACGCGGCGGCGGTTCCACAGATAAAGAGGGAAGGCGACCAGGTCGGGGCGACCGGCGAGGATCGCGGTCAGCATTTGCTCATCGTCCTCGCCCGGGAAGAGATCGAGCAGCCGGGTCTGCCGACGCAGGTCCTCCGGCAGGGCGGCGGCGAGGCAGGCCGCCGCCAGCGGAACGGCCTGGGCCGAAGGGCGAACGTGCAGGGTGGTAAGGACGATGTGCATCAGCAGCTCAATAGACTATGTCGGCCGGCGGCGCTTCACACAGATGGTCCGTGCAGGTGGCGATGCCGTGGCGGGCGAAGATCTCCCGGTATTCTTCGAAGCGGCCGGCGAGATCGCCCAGGGTCAGATTGTAGCCGTAGTGCATGACATGGCTCCTGGTTTTGAAGCTCATCGGGCTCTGTAGGAAAAGGAGCGATTCCTCGGCGCCCGGCTCGATCAGGATGATGTCGACTTCGGGATACTGGCGGCGGTAGGCGGCGAGCGCCATGTCGAGCTTCTGCTTGGTTTCGATCCGCTGGGACTGCTCCCAGGCAAAGGAGATCCCCAGTTCGGCCACGCTCGAGCACTGGCCGGAAGAAAGGGAGGGCAGGCAGAATTTCTCACGGTCGTTGACCATCGGCACCCGCGGGTTGATGACCACAATCAGCTTGGCGCCCCGCTCGATGGCGATGTCGAGGTGGGCCACCCGGCCGACTGAACCGTCGACATAGAAGTGGCCGCCGACCAGGTGCGGGCGAAAAAAGACCGGGATGGCGCAGGAGGCGGTGATTGCCTGGCAGATGTGGATGTCGCGGAACCCTTCGCTGCCGAAAATGACGCGTTCGCCCCGGTCGACGTCGATGGCGGGGATGTAGAGCTCGGTGTGGAGCAGGTGAAAATCGTCATGAATCCCCGCCTCGCGGAAGGCTCGGCAGAGATAGTTCTGCATCGGATCCAGAGAGAAGAAGCCGGCCGGGAACTGCTCCTGCAGGATA is drawn from Desulfuromonadales bacterium and contains these coding sequences:
- a CDS encoding alcohol dehydrogenase catalytic domain-containing protein; this encodes MASLPKTMAVAMVYDFDDIRIEEHPVPAIGPREILVRVAACGVCSGDVMDWYIRAKAPLVLGHEPSGTVAAVGAEVTGFSPGDRVFVHHHAPCFVCDLCRRGLHVLCPTWKKSRLDPGGMARYVRVPQENLADTLRLPEGVSCEDGTLVEPAACSVKGIRRAGLQPGETVLITGMGTMGMLNLLVARAFGAARVIVADLVPWRLERALHLGADAVIDVSRHGLAEGVKELTGGEMAHRVIVGPGTPKAMADGIRACAKGGTVLFFTPTPPGVLLQLEPHHLYFNEIDLRCSYSCGPFDTRDALELIARGVIRAQDLVTHRFPLAQAAEAFRLTARGGESLKALVVLDEQ
- a CDS encoding zinc-binding dehydrogenase encodes the protein MLTAPGRIETRNLPDPAPQEGELLVAIRAALTCGTDLKAYRRGHPKIPFPSPFGHEFAGVVAAVGAGVSSFRPGDAVMAVHSAPCGSCFYCQAGQENLCETIMETKVLGAYADRILLPAHIVARNVYAKPDHLSFEEAAFLEPLSCVVYGSHVQPMRPGETLLIIGAGPIGLLHLLLARQRGVGRVIVTGRRQERLELAQRLGADAVVNVEREDALPQIAALTGGRGADQVIECTGLPEVWEATPRLVRKGGRILLFGGCAAGTAVTFDTGRLHYDEITLQGVFHFTPAAVAEARDLLAGGAIRVAPLISARLPMAQLEEAFSLLQRGEGAKYALIPEAVDG
- a CDS encoding thioredoxin family protein; this encodes MRIDILCKPESSQRCERTLENVREALNSAGVEAEVHVFRDRLKMIDHRVYVSPALLIDDTVRVAGRIPEVREITSLLAERPRYHKRMGEVA
- a CDS encoding B12-binding domain-containing radical SAM protein codes for the protein MHIVLTTLHVRPSAQAVPLAAACLAAALPEDLRRQTRLLDLFPGEDDEQMLTAILAGRPDLVAFPLYLWNRRRVLALARRLRQRRPELFLLAGGPEATTDPEGVLAEGELDAVIRGEGEITFRDLLAARDQGIEPAGLAGLTLRTAAGVVAGPERAAVARLDELSSPWLTGVLTPTAGSGVLWETSRGCPFACDFCYDARGGHGVRALSAERLQAELDLFVRAGVSQVWVLDSTFNFPPERGRELLRLLSCKAPHIHFHLEAKADYLDRETARLLARLSCSVQIGLQSARPEVLRSLHRALDPDLFARQLRLLAAEGVTFGIDLIYGLPGDDYQGFCRSLTFALQLTPNHLDIFPLAVLPGTPLHRHREDFAIEAGSTAPYLLRHSASWSESDMGRSRRLAAAVDLFYNLGRAVGFFAALLKGAGTEPVPFLEGFTDWLLKEKRIEEQRFLAVDAWRPDEVRQLQEDYIGHQLRRQRRESLLPAALDLLRYHFHYAETLLGVETLPAPPEKLAGLNPWTTRWRTAPTVRLVRFAYEVLDLLEMGEPDLERFTALFRPVGSMALFVRRGAEVVCESLQEDFLKLLEGSDGTRSPQEIFAGSLSRAMGEEIVAFAVAEGLLVPGE
- a CDS encoding patatin-like phospholipase family protein, which encodes MHPEHGKTALVLAGGGIMGAAYEIGCLTALDRLFTPAFSTRRFDIYVGISAGSVVATLVANRISPSGLYTAIANNEAHVFNFSRADIYRLDMREILADCGKVCRNLYHIFRNLRRSGWRFSFVDLLHILQEQFPAGFFSLDPMQNYLCRAFREAGIHDDFHLLHTELYIPAIDVDRGERVIFGSEGFRDIHICQAITASCAIPVFFRPHLVGGHFYVDGSVGRVAHLDIAIERGAKLIVVINPRVPMVNDREKFCLPSLSSGQCSSVAELGISFAWEQSQRIETKQKLDMALAAYRRQYPEVDIILIEPGAEESLLFLQSPMSFKTRSHVMHYGYNLTLGDLAGRFEEYREIFARHGIATCTDHLCEAPPADIVY